From the genome of Bicyclus anynana chromosome 26, ilBicAnyn1.1, whole genome shotgun sequence:
ggtgctgccattttgatcggtcttttgccttcagtagccaTTTTTTGCCGGTGAAATTCATGATGTCGTCGACCCACCGATAACGTGGTCTGCCTCAGCCTCGTGATCCTTTAAGTCCCCGCCATTTCGTTATTCTGACAGTCCAGCGGTCATCTGTGACTCGAGCGACATGtccggcccatttccatttggCTTTAAGTGTGAAGGTTAGGGcgtcgattatttttgttttctgccTGATGATCGAGTGAcggattttgtgaattttttgatattagttATGCTTCGTTCCATAGCTCTTTGGCAGGTCCTAATCATTGTTTTTGCCTTCTTGGTAAATTTCCAAGTCTGGCAGCCATAAGATAAAGTAGGTAGGATGCAGGtgttcattattttacttttcagcTTCATAGGCATTTGGCTTTTCAATACTTCTTTCACACTCCAAAATTTGTTCCACGCAAATTTAATTCTCCTTTCTATTTCTTCTTCGTTCCTATCATTCTGAAAGGATATTTGTTTggctaaatatatatatttatttatgaattccaGTTGCGTGTTTTCTACTATTATTTGAGTTTCTATAtggttagttattatttttgatttactaaaatttatttctaatcctGCTTTTTTGCTTGCTTCGTTCAGTGAATTCACCATGAGGTTCATTTGCGCACTACTTTCTGAGAAAATGGCTATCGTCAGCAAATATCAGATGGCTCAAGTACCTTCCCCGAATGTATATTCCAAGATTTTTCCATTGTAGAGTGTTTAGGGCTGACTCGAGCACGGCTATGAAAATTTTCAGAGATAGCTGGTTACCTTGTTTTACACCGCGTTTAAATGGTGGACCTGTTGATTCTAGTTGGATCTTACTTGTGCTATTTTCGTAAAGATGTttcagtatttttatgtattcttggtttatatttaagtttaattagCAATGTTTTCCATATAGCCTGGTAAGTCAAGCTGTCTAACgcttttttgtaatcaataaagCCTATGTAGAGTGGCTTCCGGTATTCTTGGAATCTTTTTATCTCGTCATCCTGTAGTAATGAACTTTTTGGTTGGTCGCCATaattttttcttgattttttctGTACTGCAGCTGCAGGGTTGATCTAACCTGTACGTGATCTGACGAGAACGGTAAGTCGATCACCTCGATGTTAGTGACATTGCCTTTGAGAtttgatagtataaaatctatttcattttttGTAGAGCCGTCCGGCGATCTCCAGGTCCATGCAAAAGACAAGCGagatacctaaatatcgtttaTAATGTCGAGTGCTGTGttaaggaagtgtaaaaactatataaatatacataaatttaaaaacaaaagtgtgcagcgctcagtggagtcgctaaattctgatcactttttgcggtgattttgtatggacgtaggtaacttatctatactaatataataaagctgaagagtttgtttgtttgtttgtttgattgaacgtgctaatctcaggaactactggtccgatttgaaaaattctttcagtgttagatagcccatatattatcccggtattcctacgggaacgagaaccacgcgggtaaaaccgcgcggcatcagctagtctatagtataaagttatcattgcccgcggctaaaacttgaactaaaattgacagcgccttacacaaattatcaaaataatgacaatctcatcatcaacccatattcggctcactgctgagctcgagtctcctcagaatgaggggttaggccaatagtccaccctgGCCCAATGGTATTGGAAAATAATGTCAATCAGCACCATTAATTGaaacattagcgccgcgtctgggggacttcgttcatgaaaaggactttaatgTATGTACATGTATCGGATGTCAAACCGTTGGCGCTGCAGGCATATGGGCTTATTTGTTTTCATCTACAAGTTAGatctcgactacaatctcacttgatggtaagtgatgatgcaatctaagattgaagcgggctaacttgttaggaggttgaaaatccacacttctttcggtttctacacatcgtactggaacgctaaatcgcttggcggcacgtctttggtaactggccacggctgATGTCTCCTCAATCGGCacagggatcgaactcaggacctccgtcttgtaaatccattgcgaacaccactgcgccacggagaccgacAATTTGGGTGAAGAATTGGATGGTAGATGCTAGCATTAAAGTGTATCTTTGTTTTAGGCATAGATTAAACAGATATAAATAGAGACGCacagaacacgacggtgtcgtagccgctccaaatacgaaattcaaaaacgaatacattctcgagtcagtacgacacgaaccgtcgcatcagtagctttcaatattattcatgaaaaatggcatcttacgtttttaaatattttaaaaattattcacataaactaaagaaataaggagtattttttttaatataataatttacgtaataattgttgttagtattaaaatacattacaaattatgaaaaaaaatttgtgcggatgtcaaggagacgcgtgacctTTTTTTTACGGGTTTCACCTGCTTCACCACATGGCTTAGGCTGCGCTGCCAGATCGTTCTggatttattctttactagctgacgccgcgcggtttcacccgcgtggttctcgttcccgtaggagtatggggataatacatagcttatagagttcctcgataaatgggctatctaacactaaaagaatttttcaaatcgaaccagtagttcctgagattagcgcgttcaatcaaacaaacgaactcttcagctttatatattagtatagattctgtgGTTTTATGATGATCGTGCTAAGAAGCAGACATCGTGATTTGATAACTACTTgggaaaagtaaataaaataaattgtggaaatcgtaggtaggtaaatgaaacaaaaacatgtatgaagatatttaattttgtcacTGCATTTTatatgctcgggagtatttttcataaccgaaaatgaattaaaaatgttcaaggaacatgtgaaaattaatattattggagtaatagtagattgttatacaaggggctaaaaagacccattatatacgaggtatttttagggcccgagtagaaggcgagggccgcctaaatagaaacagagtttatgtttattttattattaataaaaatatgtattatgtaaaaagACAATATGATGGAAATTTACATCATCatgcatttatatatttggcgcagtaccaaataaataaaaaaatattgtttactcaatcttctttattctttatgataatttaaaaacaattattattttttttaagcacaAATTGACGCCACATTTACTACACGAAATTGTGGAATAGCCTTTACATTTGGGAAATTTGCACCGGAGTGACCCATCCACTGTTGGCCAATGTTCAGCACCATCTTTTCTTATGTCTTTTGGAGGTGGTGGTGTTGGAGaaccttttcttttttttgataGTAATTCCTCTTCTAGTGAACTGGTACTAGGACGACCTCTTTTAGCGTCTTTGGTGGGTCCTCTGTTGCATAGCACAAAGGCCAATTCATTTCTGAATTGGCCCATTGTAAGTAGACTCTTTTTGggttcacctctttcttgagcatttttttttatatataattcaaGAGTTTATAATAGCTAGatctaataaatgataaaatatacgCAAGTACCACTTTTTAGACCTTATTGTTATATGGTTTCTGCCCAAAAAGCTATCCATGAGATCTACTCCTCCCATATGTTTATTGTACTCTTGGACAATAAACGGGcaagtaatataaatttttccTTTTATTGTCCTGTCATATCTATTGACTTTAGTTACAGGCAATGCTCCAGCATAAGAAGATAGCAGGgttactattttattatctttCCAAGCCACACAACTCAAATCTATACCATCATGCACAGACACACTTTCCTCAAAACTACCTCTGGAACTTATTTGGAATCCTGTTTTGTTGCACAGTTCCCACTGTGTGAATGCCTGATTTagctaaaaaaactaaaaatggcaAAGATGTATAAAAATTATCAAAGTATATGATATGGTTTAACCAAGATCTGGTTCATCTGTGAGCTTTTCTGTATTCTCTCGTCCAGAATATACCTCAAACTCGTGGGCATATCCCATCAAATCACAGAGAACATATAATTTGAAGCCCCATTTATGGGGCTTCTTAGGcagatattgttttaaaaaatgccCTATTTTGGTAGAACACATCTGTTCATCCACAGAAAGTCTTTGATCCATTGGCACTGTGGCAAATCTCTCATTGAGATAACAGGGCGGATTTTATAAAGCCTGTCATGTTCTGGATGACCTATAGGTTTGTGAAGAtcattgttattaaaatgtaatgataactttattttctcaaaCTTGTTCAGTGGCATTGTTGAAGAAATGGGCTCATATCCAAACTTTGGCGACCAGTATGATCTTGTGCTAGGAAATTTGATTACTGACAATATACCAAAGAACTTATACAAATCATATTCTGTAACTGTTATAGATGAACTGGGATTACTctgtattatgtataaatttgtCTCCGCTACTAATGTTTTGATAAAATCTTCAGTgataaaatagttaaaacatTGATATGGAGTTTCTAGGTGTGATAGACCACCTGGAGCAGTAGAACTCCCCAagaaagtaattttatatttttttgtcatacATCAGATTCCTTTTTTTccaaatcaaattcaaattcttttGTCAAATGGAAAACTGGATGAAGACTGCAAATTGGATGAAGTTGATGGGTGAGAGGGTTCTTGATCTTCTGTTTCTACAAGAGGAGGATCAATGTCAGCAGTTTCATCCACATCAtccccatcatcatcatcatcatcatcgtcgttcTCCTCCTGCAACACTCTTATAACGTCAACAGAATCGCGGTTTTCATCATCGGAATCTTGGTCATCGAGGTCATCTTCTGAGAGCCAACCGCCTTGTAACTTACTAAGATAATCTTCAATATCTCTTTCATTCAAGTTTCCCtaaaatacaacataaaataaacatttacaaataaatgtttGCCCTACATTACAAGTGAAATTACTGCATAGAGAGTAAATTTCCATCACATAGTTTTGAGCAATTTATTTACAGTGTTTTGatataaattgtacataaaacaacaaaaacatgaAAACAAACCTTATTTCCACTCATTttcacttttactgtattttatatatccgtttatttccataaaacaaactaaaatctCGCTCCTTTTTTCCGGTCACAACAAACAGCGGAATGACAAGTTCTGTTTTGTTGTACGCAATAGTCGCTTAAAATGTTGCCAGCAACAACAAATTTACAGTACAAGAGGTTTGAGTACCTTTTTTTGTTGACTAAATACTATGATTGAAATTTCCCTCACCATGCAAAGAAGggttaaatgtacaaagtctacaatttttgaTATgatgggagatgcttttacccggcaacataatttccgactgtgaagatgaataatgagtatttGAGGTAAACGTgcgagataatagtttaaaaaactcctttcgtaagtgaatccattcgttgttgttttctccactttacctaggtaggtatttaagtaaatgcgtatcgactttgatggtaacagattgaaaatttcatccatctgcaaattaggatcaccattctcactagatgaagacaacaataacaattaatgttgaacaaaatgtaagttacggtcacaaatttacaataaatttctttaaaaaatcaagtgtgtattattcacgctaattgtttttaaattctcgctttttaattttatttttctttcacatgaaAATAAGGCaaaaaggtattacaccgtacaggatgtcccatgtcttcaaatctcgctctattcgcaactcaataaaaattaaataaaaaaattaaagcattccacagacaagaacgctgcatttcattccaatttaaagttttttatttatttttcaaaacaatcagggccttacctataatgattctattttcgaataaaacttcctccgttttatagtaggctagtgcttggctagtactcataacagacaaaaattaaaaaaagaaaattactttagcccctagaggctaaaatgcttgtttggCCCCGCTGTGGgatggtaatatgacaatgtttttgagcaagagtagtgaaaataatatttctttggtAAACagatattaaaatttgttccatactatccttataattatgacgtagccaaacttgaaagttgttgttgttgggATTGAAAGGggtttcaaatgaaagcgcactgaaagagaatattgatgaaatGATcgaaagtttaattaataatttcatgacattagGGGTGTTTCAAAATTTccaaattttttgtttatcaaaacaataattatgtatctcggtgtaacATTCAAATAACAAGTCACTGTTAGGACTTGTAGTCCAATAAAACAAAGTGGAACTTGATTAATTCTGTATTAGGTATTAGATCACATGAAAATCTCTTACGGGCCGACATTACAAAAGTAGACATTACAGGAAGAGTGGTTCATAGATTAAAGAGAGTGTTGCCAAAGtgaaatattgtattgttttctcaacagtcactacatcgtttttcgtcgtattttcgtttttgtgatcatcaaAAATATACCCCATATTTCAATTACACCGTTGTTGGCCGACAATATAgtctattttaaagtaaaacttctttacgcacggtTGATTTAAGAAGTAAGTTAGTGTAGCGTGCGTACCGCTATCCACATGCGTAAAGAAACagtgtttattttaaactaccactagatggcgttccTAGAGAACTTCGAAACAATCCCTATTTGTACACTTCACGAACTtgttcatagatggcgctttgttattcattttagaaataagttttacttcagttgtgtggtctATGGCACACTTGTTTTTTTCTCTCGACAGTATACATCGTTGACGCTTGCTAGGCGTACTATCTAATTCACTTAGCTATCATTATCGACATAATCACTGTGATGCCCTTTCATATGCCCTTTGAGACTGCATTTCTGCACAATCGCATGTCCGCAGACCACACACACATATCTCCTGTCATTATTGTGTATACGCATATTATCCTTCAGAGTCCTTTtctttacttactttacttcTTGCATACAATACATTCATACGTCCTTTCACCGTTATGTTTCACCATATGTGCCTTTAATTCAGCAGATGTATAACAATTGTAGGAACAGACGGGGTATATTTAAATCACGCCGCTATTCGGCGATATTAATATATGTAATcgattatttacaattttttttcaaagaaacagtgtttgttattataatttaccaaTAGGTATATGGCGTTTTTAGATAATTTTGAAACAATCCCATTTTGTACACTTCACGAACCTGCTGCGATGCAGTTATGGCGGagactcatagatggcgcttttttgTTTAATCAAAGAAGtcttacttcagtcgtgtggtctattGCACACTACTATCTAATGCAGTTAGCTTTCATTATCAAGATGATCACTATGATGCGCCTTCATATGCCCTTTCAGACTGCATTTCTGCACAAACGCGTGTCCGCAGACCACACACACATACCTCCTGTCATTATTGTGTATTCGCATATGTTCCTTTAGAGTCCTTTTCCGTGCGTACGACTTCTTGCATACAACACATTCATACGTCCTTTCACCGTTATGTTTCACCATATGTGCCTTTAATTCAGCAGATGTATAACAATTGTACGAACAGAGGGTACATTTAATATCTTTGAGTTCTAAATGTCTTCTTTTCATATGACATGACAAAGCGTAACGCCTTTTGAATAAATTGTCACAGACGTTGCATTTGTATCTCAATGGGGTATCCCCATGGGAGTCTACCATATGTTTTTGTCTATGGTGGTAATCTGCAAACCGTTCCAAACAATAAGGACATTTATGCTTTTTAACCATATTATGTACAACATCGACAtgagatttatatttaaacatagTTGTGAATGTCTTCTTGCATTTATCACAAGGGAAATTCCCTTTAAAATGAGAGCATTTTACATGAGTTTTCAATCTACTTTTGGTCACATATCCGGCACCACATTGATCGCACACATAATTCCTAAAATGTACGTTCATATGTCTCTCAATAGCTCCAAAAGTCTCGTAATGACCACCACAATTCACACATTCATATTGGTTTTTAGTAAACTTAAATGGTATAACTCTATCACCGAATTGTgagtaaaacttctttttatGTATTCTACTCAAATGCGTTTTAAGTTCGTTTAAGTTGGCAACAAAACTATCACATATAGTACATTTAACATCTGTTATATACACATAGACTATTAGACTCTCTGCTGGTAGTTTATTTAGTAGATTCTTGATATTTCTTCTACAATTTTCTTCTAACTGATGTTGGTGTAGTTTTTCGAAAGTATCACAAATTCTACTGCAATAGTAGCACTGGTATCCAGGTTTCTTCTTCATCTTGAAAGCTGTGACGTTGGAATGTTCTAGAATGGTCGAGACATTGTTGGAATGGGCTAGCTTCTCTGTAATGTAGAATATCTTTGGTGACTTGCGAGGTGACTGTTCTATTAAATTCTTTATTGATTTTGCTGGTATTATTTCATCTGTAAAGATATAACATTTTATCAATTTagatttatattaatactagtggacgcccgcgacttcgtccgcgtgaaactttcaattacccctaccctacccctaccccttccctaacctaccctactaAGTAGGTCCTTGTattttaatatgaactttatacagtaacaataaagctcaaatttactacgttttacttaaaaaaattgtatgggaaaaagaaaagggctatttttatggtttttccggcaatcattcgaatttttctcgccgtaattgggccagcgtggtggactattagcctaacttctctcattctgagaggagactcgtgctcaacagtgaaccaaatGTGGATGAGGATCATATGTTAATCTTAATAACCAAAAGTGACAGCTTAACATTCTCTTCGAGGCACAGAGTGTGACACCATTACCTTTACCACACcaagctgagaatttttattgaatatttcttAGTAGAAAAGCTCAGTCTTAACCAGCCCAAATAGGATTTGAACCCAAAGTGATCCAAAACTAACTACTAAACTGAGAAAAGCTCAGTCTTAAAAAGCCCAAATAGGATTTGAACCCAAGACAAAGTGATCCAAAACTAACTACTAAACTGAGGCAGTCTCGCTTACCTTTCAACAATTCCAATTGTTGGAAGAAGCTGCTATTTTTGAGCATCACTGCAGTAGGCAGTGGCGCCAACATGTCTGCTGAGAACCGTTGCAGCAATGCTTCCTCCCCTTCCACAGCCTCGTAGTCTGACAACGCCTCGGACGCATCTGAAAGTAAAGgtaattttttcaagttaattaagtgacaatgcatgtctaaggtggaagcgggctaacttgaaattttctgtgagacaaaaataaaatataaagcgccatctatgagcctccgCCACAACTATGTCacaacaggttcttgaagtaTACAAAAAAGGAATGTTTCAAagttagagaactttgaaaacGCCATCTATTGATAGTTTTCAATAACAAACACTATTTCATGGtagcaaaaataaattggtttgACAATATATGAcaagagttctttttttttttattctttacaagttagcccttgactacaatctcacctgatggtaagtgatgatgtaatctaagatggaagcgggctaacttgttaggagaaggatgaaaatccacactcctttcggtttccacacgacatcgtaccggaacgctaaatcgcttggcggtacgtctttgtcggtagggtggtaactaaccatggccaaagcctcccaccagctagacctggacaaattaagataacctcaatcggcccagccggggaaggAACCCAGTTCTTattgtatggcaataaaaatatataataaacttcctcatAGTCTAAAAGAAAAGCCCTGGTCAATATTTCAATGAAACATTtacaattagttaaaaaaaagttattatgacattcaagattattttatggacatggacagtttctaatttattatttagtaattgtgacattgcattaatttagtttaatttttttctttgttcaaATGTATTTCATTATAGATAAtacatacaccagttatggtaaaatgtatatagGCTCAACCCCACCCGACCCAAGGATAACAAAGAAACTTATGAACCTCACATGAGATAAGTTGAGAACAGTAGTTGGCTTCATAACAGGTCACTGCccactaaacaaacacctttcaattctaggtatgacagacagtcctctgtgcagagcc
Proteins encoded in this window:
- the LOC112047128 gene encoding zinc finger protein 772; translation: MESNIVNASYGKCRFCSSTGHHRDLMKEYNSNGRREVYYELFQECFNLYLCATRCSLICSSCVQSLQEASSFRSMVVEAESLMMNTLDEKERIFVNFRQTPKPTEIDVKPENLATVKLEQSDELDSITYECDDASEALSDYEAVEGEEALLQRFSADMLAPLPTAVMLKNSSFFQQLELLKDEIIPAKSIKNLIEQSPRKSPKIFYITEKLAHSNNVSTILEHSNVTAFKMKKKPGYQCYYCSRICDTFEKLHQHQLEENCRRNIKNLLNKLPAESLIVYVYITDVKCTICDSFVANLNELKTHLSRIHKKKFYSQFGDRVIPFKFTKNQYECVNCGGHYETFGAIERHMNVHFRNYVCDQCGAGYVTKSRLKTHVKCSHFKGNFPCDKCKKTFTTMFKYKSHVDVVHNMVKKHKCPYCLERFADYHHRQKHMVDSHGDTPLRYKCNVCDNLFKRRYALSCHMKRRHLELKDIKCTLCSYNCYTSAELKAHMVKHNGERTYECVVCKKSYARKRTLKEHMRIHNNDRRYVCVVCGHAFVQKCSLKGHMKAHHSDHLDNES